In Cicer arietinum cultivar CDC Frontier isolate Library 1 chromosome 7, Cicar.CDCFrontier_v2.0, whole genome shotgun sequence, a single window of DNA contains:
- the LOC140918782 gene encoding uncharacterized protein translates to MALPFLNVGHRHHRNDRTESIKWTSLHLGGNLLLYQMGRGRFIRQCYRTSIRTSTGATPFSLVYGMEVVLPIEVEIPSLRVLMEAKLEELKWVQTRFGHLNLIEEKRLAILCHGQLSQKRLKKAYEKKIRPREFREGDLVLKKIIPIQKDYRGKWTPN, encoded by the exons ATGGCCCTGCCCTTTCTTAATGTGGGGCATAGACATCATCGGAATGATCGAACGGAAAGCATCAAATGGACATCGCTTCATCTTGGTGGCAATTTATTACTTTACCAAATGGGTAGAGGCCGCTTCATACGCCAAT GTTATCGCACTTCGATACGCACTTCAACTGGGGCAACCCCTTTTTCCTTAGTATATGGGATGGAGGTTGTGCTACCTATTGAAGTAGAAATCCCCTCACTAAGAGTATTAATGGAAGCTAAACTAGAGGAGTTGAAATGGGTACAAACACGTTTCGGtcatttgaatttaattgaagaaaaaaggttggcGATCTTATGCCATGGGCAATTATCTCAGAAAAGACTGAAAAAAGCGTATGAGAAAAAAATACGTCCTCGAGAATTCCGGGAAGGAGACCTGGTGCTGAAAAAGATCATACCCATTCAAAAGGATTATCGTGGGAAATGGACTCCTAACTAA